Proteins encoded within one genomic window of Apis mellifera strain DH4 linkage group LG1, Amel_HAv3.1, whole genome shotgun sequence:
- the LOC408569 gene encoding mitochondrial import inner membrane translocase subunit TIM50-C — MAFATKSIQHLYKIYNANTTTIYSALRLPIARISVVQMAQRHYYNTEAHRPKITGSLTNIQSSGGTVQSLTQDGLDNKKLEEEAKEEAEEKEKREQSQRVLKYSFAFLGVFTTVGLSYVIYNLTKAKYDEHGNIIEDEFSNLPFYERIYKMLKREFNYYTKMVQEPSRNKLLPDPLKYPYIQPPYTLVLELTDVLVHPDWTYETGWRFKKRPGVDQFLEAIAPPQFEIVVYTAEQGMTVFPILDILDPNGYIMYRLVRDTTRFVDGHHVKDLNALNRDLSKVIVVDWNPKSTKFHPENTLQLPQWIGNDDDTTLYDLAAFLKTILATNVEDVREVLNYYRQFDNPLQVFRENQRKFLMQIEEEENKAQQESSKVLTSKWKPTFHWNR; from the exons ATGGCATTTGCGACAAAAAGTAtacaacatttatataaaatatacaatgcaAATACAACAACGATATACTCAGCACTTCGTCTACCAATCGCTCGGATATCAGTTGTTCAAATGGCGCAAAGACATTATTATAACACTGAAG caCATAGACCAAAAATAACAGGTAGTCTGACAAATATTCAATCGTCTGGAGGAACTGTGCAATCTTTAACGCAAGATggattagataataaaaagttagaagaagaagcaaaagaagaagcagaagaaaaagaaaaacgagaacAATCGCAAAGAGTGCTTAAATATAGTTTTGCATTCTTGGGAGTATTTACCACTGTTGGACTGtcttatgtaatatataatttaacaaaagctAAATATGATGAAcatggaaatattattgaagatgaattttcaaatttaccattttatgaaagaatatataaaatgcttAAAagggaatttaattattatactaag atggtTCAAGAACCtagtagaaataaattacttcCAGATCCACTCAAATATCCTTATATTCAACCCCCTTATACTTTGGTGCTAGAATTGACAGATGTATTAGTACATCCTGATTGGACA TATGAAACTGGTTGGAGATTTAAAAAGAGGCCTGGTGTGGATCAATTTCTAGAGGCTATAGCTCCACcacaatttgaaattgtagTTTATACAGCAGAACAAGGAAtg ACTGTTTTTCctattttggatattttggaTCCTAATGGATATATCATGTATAGATTAGTAAGAGATACAACACGTTTTGTAGATGGTCATCATGTTAAGGATTTAAATGCTCTTAATCGTGATCTTAGTAaa gtTATAGTAGTTGATTGGAATCCAAAAAGTACAAAATTTCATCCTGAGAATACTTTACAATTACCACAATGGATTGGAAATGATGATGATACAACGCTATATGATTTAGCTGCATTCCTTAAAA CTATATTAGCAACAAATGTGGAAGATGTACGAGAagttcttaattattatagacAATTTGATAATCCATTACAAGTTTTTAGAGAAAACCAACGAAAATTTTtg atgcaaatagaagaagaagaaaataaagcaCAGCAAGAAAGTAGTAAAGTACTTACATCAAAATGGAAACCAACATTTCATTGGAATCGCTAA
- the LOC725981 gene encoding protein TIPIN homolog produces the protein MTTLSDTSDCNENEHDIIVQYENQESEEDIIQQKSDFENEESKEENTVKRIDPSTSSKKHIVRNPLPKLNTERLKGPKGIHTIEKYFEGFKYYEKGYEKLDLDRIMKRLEHWGHRLFPKLDFDDFLERLEKLGTKKDLQVFIKKYRQDMINEDIDIINQDNNIDIEENKEQDEPIDEFDLLIAEQIEKQKQVMQQSSFNIVTTNDDVFDKLLSESNTTNSLVTTNTSNSSQLSNEVKERIEKNRQQAIQRRLAKLKEVQKKN, from the coding sequence ATGACGACGCTATCAGATACTTCTgattgtaatgaaaatgaacatGACATAATAGTTCAATATGAAAATCAAGAGTCAGAGGAAGATATTATTCAACAAAAGtcagattttgaaaatgaagaaagtaaagaagaaaatactgtaaaaagaattgatcCATCAACTTCATCTAAAAAACATATAGTAAGAAATCCTTTGCCTAAATTAAATACAGAACGTTTAAAGGGTCCTAAAGGAATTCatactattgaaaaatattttgaaggctttaaatattatgaaaaaggatatgaaaaattagatttggATAGAATTATGAAAAGATTAGAACATTGGGGACATAGATTATTTCCTAAATtagattttgatgattttcttgaaagattagaaaaattaggtACTAAAAAGGATCTTCAggtatttataaagaaatatagacAAGATATGATCAATgaagatattgatattattaaccaggataataatatagatatagaagaaaataaagagcaAGATGAACCTATTgatgaatttgatttattgattgcagaacaaatagaaaaacaaaagCAAGTTATGCAACAATCTTCATTTAATATAGTTACAACTAATGATGATGTATTTGATAAGTTATTATCAGAATCTAATACTACAAATTCTTTGGTTACAACTAATACTTCTAATTCTTCACAATTAAGTAATGAAGTAAAAGAacgtatagaaaaaaatagacaaCAAGCTATCCAAAGAAGACTTGCAAAACTTAAAgaagtgcaaaaaaaaaattaa
- the LOC100577689 gene encoding uncharacterized protein LOC100577689 has protein sequence MEEQSILTSKSYKRAETNLKDKLKLAFLKRYPHYLVPGHNLHTNFSVDDSDLENVIEQYQEYPYHCDLPKPLLPPAKLSRNVLNEEDPTLELVILKNYMNKDIERMKHYYLKHEKDLKLIYKKDVKWNHMKDIITAKIPKYVADLAQVIDKDPDPYFKGAYNWYYTGGSMNHINLHNKDILLFPFMGELVSTPLDNIEEFLWKPLFKKAAKCELNGSLYELKHNVNVDICMILGRYKQHCNFYILSERDNKCNLTEVHTQISKIPYISADLNPLNANQYCLVDVNRCVTLWDMTKMKPTNSNTILNTTVLDDSWSSIKFQSIDPNVLLFVDRCCLHYLDIRVPFDRPTLTICPKFYLEKCEYLSLDVASKNNFCRYIGTYHSVLMCDNRSPQKSVQQKWIHQFKGPPLIGSVINREDKEFVVLSSQIAGETTIIVNTWTTNEISHSYNFPYTPPHIKETLNESQIQGMCLNPYLRDRFELSNTGSFIIKDINQNIFLFLQNSIGDIYYQCLTHDTALDKYSFINGKSCCLLNAWENAVSVQIDTIVPLTISNKLNVENFFKSFTNKKLQLKNHIHNSTNCFEPSWKQSFEKLNTYMDILAPELLAMWEICEEVPLPLTTAPHQKVLSWLESADPKAPILSQEEMENISTPINSQELISVSQEMEITYLDDSNALQDLLPKVKTTHLKKGSIRKKRKV, from the exons atggaggAGCAAAGTATTTTAACATCAAAATCATATAAACGTGcagaaacaaatttgaaagataaattaaaactagcatttttaaaacgttatCCTCATTATTTGGTACCTGGACATAATTTACATACTAATTTTTCTGTAGATGATTCTGATTTAGAAAATGTTATAGAACAATATCAAGAATATCCTTATCATTGTGATTTACCAAAACCTTTATTACCACCTGCTAAATTATCTCGAAATg tattgaATGAAGAAGATCCTACATTAGAATTAGTTATTCTTAAGAATTATATGAACAAGGATATAGAAAGaatgaaacattattatttgaaacatgAAAAAg atttaaaattgatatataagaaaGATGTAAAATGGAATCatatgaaagatataattactGCCAAAATACCTAAATATGTTGCAGATTTAGCACAAGTTATTGATAAAGATCCAGATCCTTATTTTAAAGga gctTATAATTGGTATTATACTGGTGGATCTatgaatcatataaatttacataataaagaCATTTTACTTTTTCCATTTATGGGAGAATtag taAGTACACCTCTTGATAATATAGAAGAGTTTTTATGGAaacctttatttaaaaaagcagCTAAATGTGAACTCAATGGTTCATTGTATGAATTAAAACATAATGTTAATGTTGATATTT gTATGATTTTAGGTAGATATAAACagcattgtaatttttatatattatctgaacgtgataataaatgtaatcttACAGAAGTACATacacaaatatcaaaaatacctTATATTAGTGCAGATTTAAATCCTCTTAATGCAAATCAATATTGTTTAGTTGATGTTAATAGATGCGTGACATTATGGGATATGactaaaat gaaACCAACAAACTCTAATACTATATTGAATACTACTGTATTAGATGATTCATGGAGCAGTATAAAATTTCAGTCCATAGATCCTAATGTTCTTTTATTTGTAGATCGATGCTGCTTACATTATCTTGATATTCGC GTTCCATTTGATCGACCAACATTAACAATATgtccaaaattttatttagaaaaatgtgAATATCTTTCATTAGATGTTgctagtaaaaataatttttgtagataTATAGGAACTTATCATAGTGTTTTAATGTGTGATAATCGTTCTCCACAAAAAAGTGTTCAACAAAAATGGATTCATCAATTCAAAGGTCCACCACTTATTGGTTCTGTAATAAATag AGAAGATAAAGAATTTGTTGTTTTATCTAGTCAAATTGCTGGTGAAACtacaattattgtaaatacttGGACAACTAATGAAATTTcacattcatataattttccatataCTCCTCCTCATATTAAAGAGACATTAAATGAATCTCAAATACAAGGAATGTGCTTAAATCCATATTTGAGAGATAGATTTGAATTATCAAATACTGgatctttcattattaaagatattaatcagaatatatttttatttcttcaaaattctattg gagatatatattatcaatgttTAACACATGATACTGCATTAGATaagtattcatttattaatggtAAATCATGCTGTTTATTAAATGCTTGGGAAAATGCAGTATCTGTACAAATAGATACTATAGTGCCTCTTACAATATCTAATAAGTTAaatgtggaaaatttttttaaga gttttacaaataaaaaattacaattgaaaaatcatataCATAATTCAACTAATTGTTTTGAACCAAGTTGGAAACAATCctttgagaaattaaatacttatatgGATATATTGGCACCTGAACTTTTAGCTATGTGGGAAATATGTGAGGAAGTTCCATTACCTTTAACAACAGCACCTCATCAAAAAGTTTTAAGTTGGTTAGAATCTGCAGATCCAAAGGCACCAATTTTATCACAAGAAGAAATGGAGAATATATCAACACCAATTAATTCACAAGAATTAATAAGTGTATCTCAAGAAATGGAAATAACTTACTTGGATGACAGTAATGCATTACAAGATCTTTTACCAAAAGTTAAAACtacacatttaaaaaaaggaagtatACGAAAAAAACGGaaggtataa
- the LOC725947 gene encoding U6 snRNA-associated Sm-like protein LSm6: MSRKEALSQFIQQIHGRPVVVKLNSGVDYRGVLACLDGYMNIALEQTEEYVNGQLKDKYGDAFIRGNNVLYISTQKRRT, encoded by the exons atGAGTCGCAAAGAAGCATTATCTCAATTTATCCAACAGATACATGGACGTCCTGTTGTTGTAAAGTTAAATAGTGGTGTAGATTATAGAG gTGTTTTAGCTTGTCTTGATGGTTATATGAATATAGCACTTGAACAAACAGAAGAATATGTAAATGGCcaattgaaagataaatatggTGATGCATTTATTCGTggtaataatgtattatatattagtacaCAAAAACGTAGAacttaa
- the LOC113219119 gene encoding uncharacterized protein LOC113219119, which produces MPGTPMKEKNDTLQKLQITERPPVTNYEPVVREITQTDRLNKKLLVSLLERMNKSTGEFDKFMDKGNNSCDSQNDNEF; this is translated from the coding sequence atgccAGGAACTCctatgaaagaaaagaatgataCATTAcagaaattacaaataacgGAACGCCCTCCGGTTACAAATTATGAACCTGTTGTGCGGGAAATAACGCAAACtgatagattaaataaaaagttattggTATCACTTTtagaaagaatgaataaatcaactggcgaattcgataaatttatggaCAAAGGAAATAACAGTTGTGATTCTCAAAATGATAAtgagttttaa
- the LOC411927 gene encoding monoacylglycerol lipase ABHD12 isoform X1 has protein sequence MQTTYLLLAAILPFAALDIWYTKIYLFWIMKVSIFTYLVIFGLLPIIFHYSYAFQKKILFLNFVQWPLNVDFSKPESVGMKGTRNFYLKTDEEVKIGLWQILPQSLLNDSTITTANDYEAVLKNAKQPIFLYMHGNSGNRASSHRLELYKLFQNLDYHVICFDYRGYGDSEEAELSEMGVVNDSKYVLEWLLKIVNGTTPVFVWGHSLGTGVSTHVLALLAIKKVQPAGLFLESPFNNIADELSEHPLAQIFKHLPWFHWIIVEPFYDNFLRFESDKHVEKIQCPIMILHAEDDNIIPFALGEKLFKAAINYHGNNTNSIQMTRIDALYGLGHKYICRYKNLPNVIKSFVAKAHKNQTE, from the exons ATGCAGACAACTTATCTGCTATTAGCAGCAATATTACCTTTCGCCGCTCTTGATATTTGGTATACAAAAAT atatttattttggatTATGAAGGTatcaatatttacatatcttGTTATATTTGGACTTTTacctattatatttcattattcttatgctttccaaaaaaagattcttttcttaaattttg tcCAATGGCCACTTAATGTAGATTTTTCAAAACCAGAATCAGTTGGAATGAAAggaacaagaaatttttatttaaaaactgatGAAGAAGTGAAAATAGGATTATG gcaAATACTACCtcaatctttattaaatgattcCACTATTACAACTGCTAATGATTATGAAgctgtattaaaaaatgctaaacaacctatttttctttatatgcaTGGTAATAGTGGTAATAGAGCAAGTAGTCAtcgtttagaattatataaactttttcagAATTTAGATTATCATGTTATATGTTTTGATTACAGAG gCTATGGTGATAGTGAAGAAGCAGAACTTTCTGAAATGGGGGTTGTTAATGATAGTAAATATGTACTTGAATGgctattaaaaatagtaaatggTACAACCCCTGTTTTTGTATGGGGACATTCATTAGGAACTgg agtaTCTACTCATGTATTGGCATTATtagcaataaaaaaagttcaacCTGCAGGTTTGTTCTTAGAATcaccatttaataatatagcgGATGAATTAAGTGAACATCCTTTAGCACag ataTTCAAACATTTACCATGGTTTCATTGGATAATTGTTGAAccattttatgataattttcttcgttttgaATCTGATAAACAtgtagaaaaaattcaatgtcCTATTATGATATTGCATGCAGAAGATGATAATATCATTCCATTTGCTTTAGGTGAAAAG TTGTTTAAAGCAGCAATAAATTATCAtggaaataatacaaatagcATTCAAATGACAAGAATTGATGCATTATATGGCCTTggacataaatatatatgtcgttataaaaatttgcctAATGTAATCAA atcatTTGTAGCTAAAGCACATAAAAATCAGactgaataa
- the LOC411927 gene encoding monoacylglycerol lipase ABHD12 isoform X2 — protein sequence MVHWLPKKCFKKRYLFWIMKVSIFTYLVIFGLLPIIFHYSYAFQKKILFLNFVQWPLNVDFSKPESVGMKGTRNFYLKTDEEVKIGLWQILPQSLLNDSTITTANDYEAVLKNAKQPIFLYMHGNSGNRASSHRLELYKLFQNLDYHVICFDYRGYGDSEEAELSEMGVVNDSKYVLEWLLKIVNGTTPVFVWGHSLGTGVSTHVLALLAIKKVQPAGLFLESPFNNIADELSEHPLAQIFKHLPWFHWIIVEPFYDNFLRFESDKHVEKIQCPIMILHAEDDNIIPFALGEKLFKAAINYHGNNTNSIQMTRIDALYGLGHKYICRYKNLPNVIKSFVAKAHKNQTE from the exons ATGGTACATTGGTTaccaaaaaaatgttttaaaaagag atatttattttggatTATGAAGGTatcaatatttacatatcttGTTATATTTGGACTTTTacctattatatttcattattcttatgctttccaaaaaaagattcttttcttaaattttg tcCAATGGCCACTTAATGTAGATTTTTCAAAACCAGAATCAGTTGGAATGAAAggaacaagaaatttttatttaaaaactgatGAAGAAGTGAAAATAGGATTATG gcaAATACTACCtcaatctttattaaatgattcCACTATTACAACTGCTAATGATTATGAAgctgtattaaaaaatgctaaacaacctatttttctttatatgcaTGGTAATAGTGGTAATAGAGCAAGTAGTCAtcgtttagaattatataaactttttcagAATTTAGATTATCATGTTATATGTTTTGATTACAGAG gCTATGGTGATAGTGAAGAAGCAGAACTTTCTGAAATGGGGGTTGTTAATGATAGTAAATATGTACTTGAATGgctattaaaaatagtaaatggTACAACCCCTGTTTTTGTATGGGGACATTCATTAGGAACTgg agtaTCTACTCATGTATTGGCATTATtagcaataaaaaaagttcaacCTGCAGGTTTGTTCTTAGAATcaccatttaataatatagcgGATGAATTAAGTGAACATCCTTTAGCACag ataTTCAAACATTTACCATGGTTTCATTGGATAATTGTTGAAccattttatgataattttcttcgttttgaATCTGATAAACAtgtagaaaaaattcaatgtcCTATTATGATATTGCATGCAGAAGATGATAATATCATTCCATTTGCTTTAGGTGAAAAG TTGTTTAAAGCAGCAATAAATTATCAtggaaataatacaaatagcATTCAAATGACAAGAATTGATGCATTATATGGCCTTggacataaatatatatgtcgttataaaaatttgcctAATGTAATCAA atcatTTGTAGCTAAAGCACATAAAAATCAGactgaataa